One part of the Solanum dulcamara chromosome 3, daSolDulc1.2, whole genome shotgun sequence genome encodes these proteins:
- the LOC129882709 gene encoding MDIS1-interacting receptor like kinase 1 encodes MNLLTIFILFLFYSCYIAFAKVELSDQMSILLSIKESIVDPLDQLRDWTEPNNAAAGNNRSIAPCSWKGVECNSDGAVEKLDLSHMNLTGKVSDDIQKLKSLTYLNLCCNGFSSPLPESFSNLTALKSIDVSQNYFVYGFPVGLGMSEGLMYLNASSNNFSSYLPEDIGNATLLETLDFRGNFFEGSIPKSYRNLGKLKFLGLSGNNLTGYIPGELGQLSALETVVLGYNVFEGGIPAEFGNLTNLKYLDLAIGNLGGSIPSELGKLKLLDTIFLYKNKLEGKIPPEIGNMTSLQLLDLSDNLLMGDIPAEIADLKNLQLLNLMSNKLSGSVPPGIGGLPQLEVFELWNNSLSGPLPSDLGRNSPLQWVDISSNSFTGPIPAGLCTKGNLTKLILFNNAFSGPIPAGLSTCTSLVRVRMQNNLLSGTIPAGFGKLGKLQRLELANNSLTGQIPSDLASSTSLSFIDFSSNHLQSSIPSFILAIPTLQNFIASDNNLVGEIPDQFQDCPSLTVLDLSTNHFTGDLPASIASCQKLVTLNLGNNQLNGPIPRAISMMPTLAVLDLSNNSLTGGIPENFGNSPALEMLNVSHNKLEGPVPENGMLRTINPDDLIGNAGLCGGVLPPCAHNAAYNSKQKSLHAKHIIAGWLTSVAALLLLVTAGLGARSLYKRWHENGSCFEPSFEMSSGEWPWRLMAFQRLGFTSNDILACLKESNVIGMGATGVVYKAEIQHQNMIVAVKKLWKSGTDIEMGDSDELVGEVNVLGKLRHRNIVRLLGFLHNKRDAMIIYEYMQNGSLGEVLHGKQAAGRLLVDWVTRYNIALGVAQGLAYLHHYCHPPVIHRDVKSNNILLDANLEARIADFGLARMMLKKNETVSMVAGSYGYIAPEYGYTLKVDEKSDIYSYGVVLMELLTGKRPLDTEFGESIDIVEWFRMKIRDNKSLEEALDPNVGATQHVQEEMLLVLRIAILCIAKLPKDRPSMRDVLTMLEEAKPRRKSSSNSGGSNATTTNKDKPIFSTSPVNGLL; translated from the exons ATGAATTTGCTAACCATTTTCATTCTCTTCTTGTTCTACTCATGTTACATTGCTTTCGCaaaagttgagttgagtgatcAAATGTCTATTCTACTTTCTATTAAAGAAAGTATCGTTGATCCATTGGATCAACTTCGTGATTGGACAGAGCCCAATAATGCAGCTGCAGGGAATAACAGAAGTATTGCTCCCTGCAGCTGGAAGGGAGTTGAATGCAATTCCGATGGTGCAGTAGAGAAGCTTGATCTATCCCACATGAATCTCACTGGTAAAGTGTCTGACGATATCCAAAAGCTGAAGAGTTTGACTTATCTCAATCTTTGCTGCAATGGTTTCTCATCACCATTGCCGGAAAGTTTCTCAAATCTCACTGCATTGAAAAGCATTGATGTGAGCCAGAACTATTTTGTTTATGGCTTCCCTGTAGGTCTTGGAATGTCAGAAGGGCTTATGTATTTGAATGCTTCGAGTAATAACTTCTCGAGTTATCTTCCGGAGGATATTGGAAATGCAACATTGCTGGAGACTTTGGATTTTCGAGGGAATTTCTTCGAAGGTTCAATTCCTAAATCTTATAGGAATTTGGGGAAGTTGAAGTTTTTAGGCCTTTCAGGGAACAATTTGACTGGCTACATTCCAGGAGAGCTGGGACAGCTTTCGGCGCTTGAGACTGTAGTTCTGGGATACAATGTTTTTGAAGGTGGAATTCCAGCTGAGTTTGGAAATCTGACCAATCTCAAGTATCTTGATCTTGCTATTGGAAATCTTGGAGGTTCAATTCCTTCTGAGCTAGGAAAGCTGAAGCTGCTCGACACGATTTTCTTGTACAAGAACAAGCTTGAAGGCAAGATTCCTCCAGAGATTGGCAACATGACTTCATTGCAGCTGCTTGATCTCTCCGATAACTTGCTGATGGGTGACATCCCAGCTGAGATTGCTGACCTTAAGAATTTGCAGCTTTTGAATTTGATGTCAAACAAATTATCAGGCTCAGTTCCCCCTGGGATTGGAGGTTTACCTCAGCTGGAAGTATTTGAGCTATGGAATAATAGCTTATCAGGTCCTTTACCAAGTGATCTTGGAAGAAATTCACCATTGCAATGGGTGGATATTTCATCCAACTCATTCACTGGTCCAATTCCAGCAGGATTATGCACCAAAGGTAACCTCACTAAGCTTATCCTGTTCAACAATGCTTTCTCTGGTCCAATTCCAGCAGGTTTATCAACCTGCACGTCTCTCGTTCGTGTAAGAATGCAGAACAATCTTCTTTCGGGGACGATCCCAGCAGGTTTTGGTAAACTTGGGAAACTACAGAGGCTGGAACTGGCAAACAATAGTCTGACAGGCCAAATCCCAAGTGATCTTGCTTCTTCTACTTCTCTTTCTTTTATTGATTTCTCTAGTAATCACCTTCAGTCTTCTATTCCTTCATTCATTCTTGCAATCCCAACTCTTCAAAATTTCATTGCCTCAGACAATAACCTGGTAGGCGAAATTCCGGATCAATTCCAGGATTGTCCTTCTCTTACTGTTCTGGATCTATCCACAAACCATTTCACTGGAGATCTTCCAGCTAGCATTGCTTCCTGTCAGAAGTTAGTAACTTTGAACCTTGGAAACAACCAATTAAACGGTCCAATTCCAAGAGCAATTTCCATGATGCCCACATTAGCTGTTCTAGATCTATCCAACAATTCTTTAACTGGTGGGATACCTGAGAACTTTGGCAATTCCCCAGCACTAGAAATGCTGAATGTTTCTCATAACAAACTGGAGGGTCCTGTCCCAGAAAATGGTATGCTGAGAACAATAAATCCGGATGACCTGATTGGAAATGCTGGTCTATGTGGTGGAGTGCTTCCTCCATGTGCTCATAATGCAGCATACAACTCAAAGCAGAAGAGCTTGCACGCAAAGCACATCATCGCAGGATGGCTAACTAGTGTGGCAGCTCTTCTGCTTCTTGTCACAGCAGGTCTTGGAGCTAGATCTCTATACAAGAGATGGCATGAAAATGGAAGCTGCTTTGAACCAAGCTTTGAGATGAGCAGTGGTGAATGGCCATGGAGGTTGATGGCATTCCAGAGGCTAGGATTCACTAGTAATGACATCTTGGCTTGCCTTAAAGAGTCAAATGTCATTGGAATGGGAGCAACAGGTGTTGTATACAAAGCTGAAATCCAACACCAGAATATGATTGTTGCAGTAAAGAAGCTGTGGAAATCTGGAACTGATATTGAAATGGGGGACAGTGATGAACTCGTAGGTGAGGTGAACGTTCTTGGAAAATTGAGGCATCGAAATATTGTCAGGCTTCTGGGGTTCCTTCACAACAAACGTGATGCAATGATAATATACGAGTATATGCAAAATGGCAGCCTTGGAGAAGTTTTACATGGTAAACAAGCAGCAGGGAGACTGCTTGTCGATTGGGTCACTCGATATAACATAGCACTTGGAGTGGCACAAGGCCTTGCTTATCTCCATCATTATTGCCATCCACCAGTTATTCACCGGGATGTAAAGTCAAACAACATACTGCTTGATGCAAATCTAGAGGCAAGAATTGCAGATTTTGGTTTGGCAAGAATGATGCTCAAGAAGAATGAAACAGTTTCCATGGTTGCAGGATCTTATGGATACATAGCCCCCG AGTACGGGTACACGTTGAAAGTGGATGAGAAGAGTGATATTTACAGCTATGGAGTTGTTCTCATGGAGCTCCTAACGGGAAAACGTCCTCTAGATACTGAATTCGGGGAATCTATTGACATTGTAGAGTGGTTTCGGATGAAGATCCGAGACAATAAATCTTTAGAAGAAGCACTCGACCCGAATGTAGGAGCAACACAACATGTTCAAGAAGAAATGTTGTTAGTTTTAAGGATAGCAATTCTATGTATAGCCAAACTCCCAAAGGATAGACCATCAATGAGGGATGTTTTGACAATGCTCGAAGAGGCAAAGCCTCGGAGAAAAAGCAGTAGCAACAGTGGAGGTAGCAATGCTACTACTACTAACAAAGATAAGCCAATATTCAGTACATCACCTGTAAATGGTCTTCTGTAA